One segment of Macrotis lagotis isolate mMagLag1 chromosome 1, bilby.v1.9.chrom.fasta, whole genome shotgun sequence DNA contains the following:
- the RPL24 gene encoding large ribosomal subunit protein eL24 isoform X2 produces MLWSPMLDNLLWKTSSAGAPPVPRPTRGGPRTGPSPAVPATMKPTGPTAAGARPDAIPLACLLHLTGSPGQGTTFPIQTKQAAAPERGAGRSPLGAVVQSRRSLPHNPGSYGAREDYSSQRAACPAAPVAKPN; encoded by the exons ATGCTGTGGAGTCCAATGCTCGACAATCTTCTGTGGAAAACGTCCAGCGCTGGCGCCCCCCCCGTGCCCCGGCCCACGCGGGGCGGCCCCCGTACAGGACCGAGCCCGGCGGTGCCAGCCACAATGAAGCCGACCGGCCCCACAGCCGCCGGGGCAAGGCCGGACGCCATCCCGCTGGCGTGCCTCCTGCACCTGACGGGCAG TCCCGGCCAGGGAACGACTTTCCCAATCCAAACCAAACAAGCAGCGGCACCGGAGCGCGGGGCCGGACGAAGCCCCCTGGGAGCTGTAGTCCAGTCCCGCAGGTCCCTGCCGCATAACCCAGGGAGCTACGGGGCGCGGGAAGACTACAGTTCCCAGAGGGCCGCATGCCCCGCCGCCCCAGTCGCCAAGCCTAACTGA